In Fibrobacter sp. UWR3, a single window of DNA contains:
- a CDS encoding sugar phosphate nucleotidyltransferase: MIAVILAAGMAKRLRPLTDNTPKCLLDVKGRSLLERSMDAIMASGVRDFVIVTGYLNHMIEDFVKSHYGDSIRVTFIHNALYDSTNNIYSLWLAGQAVAGKEFLLLDSDLLYDPQIVKNVLASKAANVLTLIRHELGEEEMKVVLGADGNISEISKTCSPKTAAGESLGIEKIGAAYSTALYAELEKMMNVEHLENTFYELAFERLIPQGHTYTVWDASDYFSCELDTVEDFENAKSTIPLD, translated from the coding sequence ATGATTGCCGTAATTCTTGCTGCCGGAATGGCGAAGCGCTTGCGCCCGCTCACCGATAACACGCCCAAGTGCCTTTTGGACGTGAAGGGCCGATCCCTTTTGGAACGCTCCATGGATGCAATCATGGCATCTGGTGTGCGTGATTTCGTGATTGTGACGGGTTACCTGAACCACATGATTGAAGACTTCGTGAAGAGCCATTACGGCGATTCCATTCGCGTGACCTTCATTCACAATGCGCTCTACGATTCCACGAACAACATCTATTCGCTTTGGCTTGCAGGCCAGGCTGTCGCGGGCAAGGAATTCCTGCTGCTCGACAGTGACCTGCTTTACGACCCGCAGATTGTAAAGAACGTGCTTGCGTCCAAGGCGGCGAACGTGCTTACGCTCATCCGTCACGAACTCGGCGAAGAAGAGATGAAGGTGGTGCTCGGTGCCGACGGAAACATTTCTGAAATCAGCAAGACGTGCTCTCCGAAGACTGCTGCAGGCGAAAGCCTCGGCATCGAGAAGATTGGTGCGGCCTATTCTACCGCCCTCTATGCCGAACTCGAAAAGATGATGAACGTGGAGCATTTGGAAAACACGTTCTACGAACTCGCCTTTGAACGCCTGATTCCGCAGGGCCACACTTACACCGTGTGGGATGCCTCGGACTATTTCTCGTGCGAGCTCGATACGGTAGAAGATTTTGAAAACGCGAAGTCCACGATTCCGCTGGACTAG